The Anaerolineae bacterium region GAACAAAGCAGGGATGCGGTCCGCATCCCTGCTTTGCGCGCCATATAGCAGGACGCCGGCCGCCCGGCCGGCGTGACCCTTAGAAAATATAGAGGATCAGCACGGCCGCCAGGCCAAAGCCGACGACGTCCAGCAGAAGGGGGATATCCTTCAGCAGGAGATCCTCCGGCGCCCCGCCCAGGCCTTTGACCCGCACAAGGTACAGGTAGCGGAATAGGCCGTAGAGGACGAAGGGGATAGTGAGCATCATGGCGTGATTGGCCGGCAGGTTGGGCGCCGAGAAGGTGTACAACGAGTACGCGATGACCGTGGTTGAGGTCACCAGGGCGATGATATCGTCCAGGAACTCGATGTTGTACTCGTCCAGGATGCGGCGGTGATTGTTGGCCGACTCGGCCAGGAGCACCAGCTCATGCCGGCGTTTGCTGGCGGCCATAAACAGCGCCAGCAGGGTGGTGCAGACGTAGAGCCATGGGGAGAAGCGCTCGACCGGGATGACGACCACGCCGGCGGCGACCCGCAGGACAAAG contains the following coding sequences:
- a CDS encoding decaprenyl-phosphate phosphoribosyltransferase produces the protein MLIGLLKTMRPKQWTKNVFVFAALIFDKKLFHPVWFSRTLAAFLLFCLISGTVYLINDVVDLEKDRRHPEKRKRPLPSGQLSPQTAIAAAVVFGAAGIGLSFLLDLRFGVIALLYLASMVLYSFVLKHLVIIDIMTIAAGFVLRVAAGVVVIPVERFSPWLYVCTTLLALFMAASKRRHELVLLAESANNHRRILDEYNIEFLDDIIALVTSTTVIAYSLYTFSAPNLPANHAMMLTIPFVLYGLFRYLYLVRVKGLGGAPEDLLLKDIPLLLDVVGFGLAAVLILYIF